A portion of the Defluviitalea raffinosedens genome contains these proteins:
- a CDS encoding methyl-accepting chemotaxis protein, with translation MKVEKQLQVDSISGASLVNDWVDYKLKETEIASEMIKPLEDEDSVRRQLNNIIIDDDVILIYVGYENNTLIANKADYQVDESIDIRQMEWYKDALTNEGIYLSDPYDDVVTGKEVVTFSKKLTDENGKIVGVIALDVSLEDVHTHIKEINLYDGKEDIFVVGNAGQIIANKKEGDRSKDASAENDEVDAISSVTVTIKEEDNIKENVGELTDTAILDKISKSATGAFRAKHDGAELIYYYRLIPGTAWKIVIEVPYEIVENEIKPIIKDLSVFILIVSAISLGVVAFMVLVLMKRILLRLAEKVNQIAEGDLTVSVDRMLVNSTDVIGTTAKAIEGMKEQLAFIVNGLKMSLVQLNDVVTEVKDSTVELQDQSEETSATVEELSAGMEESSATTEEVSASMITVRDNLNNIVTITENSMQMIDGISVKAERIKDEAKEATFKANAIYQESKTELDKAIRKAKMVEDIKSLADAIREIANTTNLLSLNASIEAARAGEHGKGFAVVADEIKTLAEQSKATVEQIQNKIVTVVEAVENLAERSNQLIEFIDDQVINDYKHMVSIGESYSKDANDIRADVEALVKVIEELAASGEQITTAITEISTTISESAAGTDQIAQQSAIIVQRVNTINDSMKVLSERNEAIEQIISKFTV, from the coding sequence TTGAAAGTTGAGAAGCAGCTGCAAGTAGATTCTATATCGGGAGCATCTTTGGTAAATGACTGGGTAGATTATAAACTTAAAGAGACAGAGATCGCAAGCGAAATGATTAAACCTTTAGAGGATGAAGACTCTGTCAGACGTCAGCTTAACAACATTATAATAGATGATGACGTTATATTAATCTACGTAGGATATGAAAATAATACGCTGATAGCAAATAAAGCAGATTATCAGGTAGACGAGAGTATAGACATTAGGCAAATGGAATGGTATAAAGACGCGCTGACAAATGAGGGCATTTATTTGTCTGATCCTTATGATGACGTAGTTACTGGAAAAGAGGTAGTTACATTTTCAAAGAAATTAACTGACGAAAACGGGAAAATAGTAGGTGTAATCGCATTAGACGTTTCTTTAGAAGACGTACATACACATATTAAAGAGATTAATCTGTATGATGGTAAGGAAGACATTTTCGTAGTAGGTAATGCTGGACAGATAATAGCCAATAAAAAAGAAGGCGACAGATCCAAAGATGCATCTGCTGAAAATGATGAAGTAGATGCGATATCTTCAGTAACTGTAACAATAAAGGAAGAAGATAATATTAAAGAAAATGTAGGCGAGTTAACAGACACTGCAATATTGGACAAAATAAGTAAAAGTGCCACAGGTGCATTCAGAGCAAAACATGACGGTGCAGAATTAATCTACTACTATAGATTAATTCCTGGCACAGCATGGAAAATAGTTATTGAAGTCCCTTACGAAATAGTAGAAAATGAAATTAAGCCTATTATAAAGGATTTATCAGTTTTCATACTTATTGTATCAGCTATTTCATTGGGAGTAGTAGCTTTCATGGTTCTTGTATTAATGAAGAGAATTCTTCTAAGGTTAGCTGAAAAAGTTAATCAAATTGCAGAGGGAGATTTGACCGTAAGCGTAGACAGAATGTTAGTTAACTCTACGGATGTAATAGGAACAACGGCTAAAGCAATAGAGGGTATGAAAGAACAACTGGCATTCATCGTAAATGGGTTAAAGATGTCATTAGTACAATTGAATGACGTTGTGACAGAGGTAAAGGACTCTACGGTTGAATTACAAGATCAGTCTGAAGAAACAAGTGCAACGGTAGAAGAACTATCTGCCGGTATGGAAGAATCAAGCGCAACAACAGAAGAAGTAAGCGCTTCAATGATTACTGTCAGAGATAATCTGAATAATATTGTAACTATTACTGAAAATTCAATGCAAATGATTGATGGAATTTCTGTGAAAGCTGAAAGGATTAAAGATGAGGCTAAAGAGGCAACTTTTAAGGCAAATGCAATTTATCAAGAAAGCAAAACAGAATTAGATAAGGCTATACGGAAAGCAAAGATGGTTGAAGATATTAAATCTTTAGCCGATGCTATCAGGGAAATAGCAAATACTACTAACTTATTATCATTGAATGCATCTATTGAAGCTGCCAGAGCTGGTGAGCATGGTAAAGGTTTTGCAGTAGTAGCTGATGAAATTAAAACCTTAGCTGAACAGTCAAAAGCAACTGTAGAGCAAATACAAAATAAAATAGTAACAGTAGTAGAAGCAGTGGAAAACTTGGCTGAAAGAAGTAACCAACTGATAGAATTCATAGATGACCAAGTAATTAATGACTATAAACATATGGTTAGTATCGGTGAGTCATACAGCAAAGATGCTAACGATATCAGAGCTGATGTAGAAGCCCTTGTTAAAGTTATTGAAGAGTTAGCAGCTAGTGGAGAACAGATTACTACGGCAATCACCGAAATAAGTACTACGATTTCGGAAAGTGCTGCCGGTACAGATCAAATTGCCCAGCAGTCAGCTATCATTGTACAAAGAGTAAATACTATAAACGATAGTATGAAAGTATTAAGCGAAAGAAATGAAGCAATAGAGCAAATAATTAGTAAGTTCACAGTTTAA
- a CDS encoding DUF4230 domain-containing protein, whose translation MGELNPINTSKSKAILYVIVLSMAFVAVAGTFALFQKGHEKKENAQIITVSTLEKIIKVSELSTFTAVYNGIAEVKNNNNPDQTDYFVSYEARVNAGIDFDKIVITVDDEAKTIKVDIPDAYITDINVDISSLDFIFYNQQANRSTITQEAFKACEADVREESEKENAILKLAQQNAVNVIKALVNPIIEQLDANYTLVIE comes from the coding sequence ATGGGAGAATTGAATCCAATAAATACTTCAAAAAGCAAAGCAATATTATACGTTATTGTTCTTTCAATGGCGTTTGTTGCTGTTGCAGGTACATTTGCCCTGTTTCAAAAGGGACATGAAAAAAAGGAGAATGCGCAGATAATTACAGTTTCTACTCTGGAAAAAATCATCAAAGTCAGTGAACTCTCTACTTTTACTGCTGTATACAATGGGATTGCTGAAGTGAAGAACAATAATAATCCTGATCAGACCGACTATTTTGTATCGTATGAAGCACGGGTAAATGCAGGAATTGACTTTGATAAAATTGTTATCACAGTGGATGATGAAGCCAAAACAATAAAAGTAGATATTCCGGATGCTTATATAACCGATATCAATGTGGATATATCGTCCTTGGATTTTATTTTCTACAACCAACAAGCAAACAGATCAACTATAACGCAGGAAGCGTTTAAAGCTTGTGAAGCAGATGTTCGGGAAGAAAGTGAGAAGGAGAATGCCATTCTTAAACTGGCTCAACAGAATGCTGTAAATGTAATAAAGGCGTTGGTAAATCCGATTATAGAGCAATTAGATGCTAACTACACTTTGGTGATTGAATAA
- a CDS encoding DUF4230 domain-containing protein, with the protein MKKILILFLTVIILLISTSCDQKEPEPVNMEPKVSQMKSICELAVMECYYHNVAKLKEEDAEGILWWKKDKHFWIEYSGIVKLGIDASLVNMEVNGTQITITLPEAKVLGCKVDSTSLQEGSYIVDVKSATISAEDEVKAFAEAQRQLEENAASNRALLAEAQQRAQTLLEEYIINIGNALGKEYSIQWVYLDSQGKPLGSIVNIPDTEDESSNTENSSN; encoded by the coding sequence ATGAAAAAAATATTAATTCTTTTCCTGACGGTTATTATACTATTGATAAGCACATCTTGCGATCAAAAAGAACCAGAACCTGTCAACATGGAACCAAAGGTATCGCAAATGAAATCAATTTGTGAGTTAGCTGTAATGGAGTGCTATTACCACAATGTTGCAAAATTAAAAGAGGAGGATGCGGAAGGAATACTCTGGTGGAAGAAGGACAAGCATTTTTGGATAGAGTACAGTGGCATAGTAAAATTGGGTATTGATGCATCACTGGTAAACATGGAGGTAAACGGTACACAAATCACAATAACGCTTCCCGAAGCCAAAGTGCTTGGTTGTAAAGTAGATTCTACATCGCTTCAAGAAGGCTCATATATTGTAGATGTCAAATCTGCAACTATAAGTGCAGAAGATGAAGTGAAAGCTTTTGCAGAAGCTCAGCGACAATTAGAAGAAAACGCAGCCAGCAATCGGGCTCTTTTGGCAGAAGCGCAGCAAAGAGCACAAACCTTGCTGGAAGAATATATCATCAATATTGGAAATGCCTTGGGCAAAGAATATTCTATTCAATGGGTTTATCTGGATTCTCAAGGGAAGCCTCTTGGCAGTATTGTTAACATACCTGATACTGAAGATGAATCATCCAATACAGAGAATTCCTCTAACTAA
- a CDS encoding exodeoxyribonuclease III, producing MKLISWNIDSLNSALTGVSERAVLSRKVMDTIAEIGPEVLALQETKLPKDGPSKKHLEILKDMFPEYEVVWNSSVEPARKGYAGTMFLYKNSLKPIVTFPKIGAPGTMDFEGRIITLEFDKVYITQVYTPNAGDGLKRLKERQIWDIKYAEYLQSLDQEKYVIATGDFNVAHREIDLAHPDSNHNSAGFTDEEREGFTNLLKIGFTDTFRYIHGDVTGVYSWWGQRVKTSKINNSGWRIDYWLVSDRIANKVLKSEMIDSGPRQDHTPILLEIDLQV from the coding sequence TTGAAACTTATTTCATGGAATATTGATTCATTAAATTCAGCCTTAACAGGTGTATCAGAACGAGCGGTATTAAGCCGTAAGGTAATGGATACCATTGCGGAAATTGGTCCCGAAGTTCTTGCTTTACAAGAAACTAAGCTGCCAAAGGATGGACCATCAAAAAAACACTTAGAAATCTTAAAGGATATGTTTCCAGAATATGAAGTCGTGTGGAACAGTTCAGTAGAACCTGCACGTAAAGGATATGCCGGGACTATGTTTTTGTATAAGAACAGTTTAAAACCGATTGTGACCTTCCCCAAAATCGGTGCACCAGGCACTATGGATTTTGAAGGCAGAATAATCACATTGGAATTTGATAAGGTCTACATAACACAAGTGTATACTCCAAATGCAGGCGATGGTTTAAAGCGTTTAAAGGAACGACAGATTTGGGATATTAAATATGCAGAATATCTGCAAAGTCTGGACCAAGAAAAGTATGTAATTGCAACAGGTGATTTTAATGTAGCTCACAGAGAAATTGATCTGGCTCACCCTGACAGCAATCATAATTCAGCTGGATTTACTGATGAGGAGCGAGAAGGTTTTACCAATCTCTTAAAAATAGGTTTTACAGATACCTTTCGTTACATACATGGTGATGTTACTGGTGTTTATTCCTGGTGGGGACAGCGTGTCAAGACCAGTAAAATTAATAATTCCGGCTGGAGAATTGACTATTGGCTGGTGAGTGATCGAATCGCAAATAAGGTTCTGAAATCTGAAATGATTGATTCGGGACCAAGGCAAGACCACACGCCTATATTGCTGGAAATTGACTTGCAGGTATAA